The sequence CGAAATACCATTATGaattcacttataccattatgaaTTCGAAATTGGAAGTGTTCACcttttatttattaaattaCCTTGTAGTAGTTTTCAAGTCAGTCCAATATATTCGAAAACGATTCAGGCATCTACGAGAAGATTGAGTggatgaaaaaaagtttggttTTTCGGTCTTCTGGAAGATTCGGTACCAGGTGTACCGGAGAGAAGTGAGAACTACTTTTTTGCCCAAACGATCTGGTTTTTAAGTCGATGTTGATGGTTGTTCTGTATTAACTTAATCCATGATTTTTTTCCGTTCAGGATTTTTCATCGCCAGTAACAACTCGATGCAAAACGGATTTTCCTTCGTGTATTTGAAGCTAAATTTCACATGTGTTTTTACGATTTCCATTCTGACTTTCATTCAATTAATTTGGCACCCGTTTTACACACATTTGGACTTTTCCCATAACTCTTAAAAgatcagcatttttttttgtgtaatgtTTAACATTGCTGCCATTAGCTTTTGACTAGAAGTATTAATTTCATCTATTATTGCTTGCAATTCAGTGTCTTCAACCTTCTTCATTTCTAACATCAAAATCATTAATTCTGAACCGTTTGAACCATGTTTTGCATGTTGTATCTGAAAGAGGGGGGGGGCTGGTCTTGCAAGTCAGTTTTGTAtgttcgacctggaaggattcttagtgtcagtaggatcgtagttctagccatacaatgattgtgtacgctatgaatcggctgcgaagtctgaaaaaacagaaaggccaaattccgcaaaatcagtggcgtaccgaggaaaccACCCGGGACAAAATAAGAGATTTAGAGATTTTCCGGTTCCAGCGTTGGTttaatgagcaaaaaaaatccGTCTCTGGAAAGATGACTTagtcgagcaaaaaaaaaaaatcccaatgAGTAGTTTGCCGCTTCCCTAAAAACGTTGAGACACTCCCCCCCCCCTCCTCCGTCCTAGATACGCCACTGCGCAAAATGAATGTAATGCTAGGAATTTGCTTTGCTATCTGATAGAAAATGTTCACCATATGCCTCAACAAGCATTCAATGCGACTCTGAgaataatgacatttttaaaacgataaaaaaatattatgttGGTTGCTCAAtgactgatgatgatgatgatgtataTTCAATATGTTTGTCAGATGTCATAGCaatcaaataaaacaaataaggcTCGTTATTCATCGTATATTATCGACACATTTGTATCTCAACACTCACTTCATACCGTTATATTCTGAATCGCCAATTTTCGTCATAAGCCTTCCAAACTTGATCGAGCTTAAGATTATTGAAATTGGttgtgccatctccgagaacatTGAGCGGAAAGTGAAAAATCCGCaggtttgttggttacgtcctttataccattatatctacaGAACCGGAAATCATAGCCATTTTCTCTTCAAACTCGATAATTGCCCCAATAGAAGCTTTCAAGCGAGTCTTGAACAGTTTAAATAGGTTTAGAAATATCGAGAAAATTTAACGTATAGAAAAAGCGTAGAAAGGCgcccatacatacatacatacatacattcatacGTACATGCAGCATTTTCCGATCTACTCGAATTAAATATAGCACTAAGGACCTCTATATCCTTTCTAAGGAGAAAGAGAAAAAGATCTTTTTAGgccaaattttcattttaattttagaCTTGTTTGCACCCGGCAGCACTAAGGCTAGACAACACTTTTGACCAGTAGCCTATCGGAAATTCATCCTGACATAGAGATTCTGCTTCACCGTCCTGCTTGGAAGTGTGGAGACTCGATAAGAATGTTAAACTACATGGAGGCGGATTATTCCAATGGCTTGCTTCGTACGTCGGTCCTGACTTTGGaactaaaaattttatgctaaaatttaaaactgctcaattaaaacaaaaagttcaattaaaactgctaacgcactgatGTGACGAAACGGAAATCAAGATGTATAACTTTGTTGTGACAGTATTTGCCATCGAATAaattgattcatgatttcaaccAAAACAGCAGTCATCATTTGTTTGTGCTTTGAATTAAACAAAACCGAGACTTACCGAGTAAAAATGTAATGGAATTTTTACGCTCTATTGAAACGAGAAAACGGAAATTTGCATTATACATTAATTCACATATTATTAAGTTGGTTTCCAATGAATTTTCTATGTAGCGTAAACttaaaaatagataaaaagCCTTTTTATCCATAACTGTCAATGAGCAGTATGAAATGCTTGAGATTAAACTTTCGTTGCATAAGAGCAAGAACACGTTGACACGATCTTGAATATATAAAAACCATTAGGTATTTTATTTCGTGAAAGATTCTCCTCGATTTTCGATGGAATAACAATCATGAATTGAATACCGTTAACTATCTGTCATTCACATTTTCCAGCCCGCTTACTTCCTGACTCATATTGAACTCTTGATGGATTGATAGGTGTCTTCGAGCATAACAAACATTCAAACAAGAAACTTTTCCTGTCTGTCCTCATTGTTATCAGTGTGGTTGTGCTTGGTGTATAACGTGACTGTCTCCAGTTAGGGAGGAACATAGCAACTCAAACACAAACAGATGGCCTCACCAGTGAAAGTTTCCACACGATCGACTGATTTTCTCTTACAGGATTGGAGTAAGGTAATAACAATTGAACTTAGTCATACAACCGGTGCTTTGTGCTCTTCAGGTTTGCATATCTCGAGAGAGTCTTATTATGAACTACATTGTATTGTACTTTTCATCTATCATCAAGACTGCAGCGGCACGTTTTATAGAGGCAGAAATCCGGACAAAACCTCAAAAACCATTAtttgttattcaacattttcacattttacgaAGCTTTCTCGCCTAAAAATTACATTCACTAGGTTCATTTCAAGTGCCTATATCTTTTTAAGCTTTTCACCGATCACTTTAAAGATGAGTGAAGCTAACATATGTAATAATCTTTCAGTCCTTTGGtaatattattttataaaaatatggTTTTTATTGTTAGTTGCATGAAAAAACATTAGGAATTTTGTGTCCAAGTAAATTTAGAAATGATGTGAATAGGTTTTTATTGAAtgcagtaaatatttttttagcttGTGTTTCCtgcactgcacagtggttcaaaagcccaatttCTCAATTGACTCATTAAAAACGAGGTTTTCGATGTACCTTATCTTCAACggagttgctcagaatgataggcaccatctttttgaaaatgttatttatgtgattattctccctaaaagtgagataaaaaaatatttcagctcAGGGccattttaaacaaatttgcagaaggtactattcccttACATCAGTGTAATtcttgatataatgtattttctaaaAAGGGTgtacaaaaaccagtttttgtaagaaaacagatatattttcaatttatttgagtttttcgtgtttgacaaagtttttcatcgttaaaaactacacaacttcctCAAACATATTATgccgctatcatttcagtttaatgaaatagagaaaTTTTTCATGATTGTTTTTTACATAATTCCAatttgtctatcatcaaaaggcgcagaaaggtgcagatggaACCACttacatataaaactacttcaaaagaactCTAAAAACGTGGCGGTAATTATTCGTTTGCGATCGTCTGcaagcgagatatgttcttttcaaatatccttgttcttgacatttgcaatggttCATTGTATGTCAGATATAATTTCAGTATAATTAagttcttttgaagtagttttatatgtaaGTGGTCTCATTTGCACCTTTCTGCgaccttttgatgatagacaagtttgaattatgtaaaaaaatcatgaaaaatggctctatttcattaaactgaaatgatagcggcatgatatgtttgagaaagttgtgtagttttcaatgatgaaaaactttgtagaccatgaaaaactcaaataaattgaatatatatgttttcttacaaaagctgacacccttttcagaaaaaaacattatatcatgaattacactcaaattacgggaatagtactttCTGCaaatttctgcacaactttgtcgaagtaacttagccctggCCCAGAGCTAAACGAatttctcacttttagggggattaatcacataaataaaattttccaaaagatgGTGCCTatcattttgagcaactttgttgaaaccACGTTTTCAATGAgtaatcaattaagagcgtggaattgggcttttgaaccactgtgtacTGCTTCGAGAAGGAGAAATATGATTTGaggaaaaacataatttttatggagacgcatggtgatTGTACGAAATGTTTCTAACAGAtaaattcaatgaattctaAGAAAATTAAATAATGGATGTAAAGAAATGGTTTTTAAGAGATAGAAGCAGAAACTATTCACAACATGAGCAGCGAACGGTGACGGAACAGAAACCGTCAAAATAAGCAAATCGTAAAGCCATTCTTTGTTTTCGTTTGATACCCGCCTTTTGGTGACAACTTCAGACTCACAGATTTGGTTGTCAAATGgtgagtcctcacaagttcctatgtCATGCCTCCTCATGTGTCTAtgttgacatttggtcaatagaacgacgtcgactgggtgctatcgccttctgcgttagtagcagaatgagaggatgcaaAATGACTTATAAGTTAAaggccatcctaaagtgcaatgtttatcatagtatattgcaacatataatactgttgtttattacattattttttatatattgaattatttatattacattatattatattagtgTGTTAGGTGGGTCAAAATatttgaagtggccaaaatacctctgttaccctgtttcatatattatcgtcttatattactttatgttatgttatatcatgttgcatggtattatactgcattgcattatatcatattgtattgtattatattctattacattatattttaatatattgtatgttgtattatattttatcatatttcatTATGTCATAttatattgcctttctcatatagaaaggttatgcaatcacttgaaaaaccgactagtaaaattggcccggagggccaagtgtcatataccattcgactcagttcatcgagctgagcaatgtctgtgtgtgaggctgtgtgtatgtgtcaaagaaTCTCacaaggttttctcggagatggctgaactgattttgacaaatttagatttaaatgaaaggtcttatggtctcatacggaactcctgaatttcatccggatccgacttccggttccggagttatagggtagtgtgttcaattttgtacactgtcacttaaaccgacgaaacaaaacacgtaaaaaaatttctaaactggtctcacaactacacaaatcgatagccattatcagtagggaactaaacaaaccggttccggctatcctggttcccggtctccggttccggaagcaccggaaatagtgctcATATATTCCAACATggattgcactcacttttcacagcgatggtttgaccgatttccacaaacttagattcaaatgaaaggcttcACGGTCTCTTACGgcattcctgaatttcagccgGATCCGAGTTtcggctccggagttatagcGTAAAGTGTGTtcgatattgtacaccgtcacttaaaccggtgaaacaaaaaccgtaaaaaatgttgtaaactggactcataaccgttattcccaatcttagtgtcaaatgaaaaaaaaataaaacaaaaatttaaatcgtcgttcagaataaaaactagtagagtgtgTACGCCATGTTAATTGGtggtcgtacgaaccgacttcgattataccggttctcgggttccggtgctggaagtacatataatagtgaacccacttcgttttctaatggatggcaTAACCGATCagaaaactgtttcattctctttgttgtactagttaatgcacaaacaatcccttgatttctttcaaaaatcgaagagaaatattttgaatagaataccacagtattgtatatgagaaaggcatcattacaccactaggtggattaaaacaggtttgtattatattatattatattatattatattatattatattatattatattatattatattatattatattatattatattatattatattatattatattatattatattatattatattatattatattatattatattatattatattatattatattatattatactatattatattttaatatattacattatattatattatagggcagttcgctcgtacatctcatccaagtcagtcgatataacaaaaccgcttacgttcgggacagaagtaaccaagtacagtattgtgtagtgaacaatagacctcgaaatgagtgaaccaaacgaaaaaaacctaccgccgacacgaaagaatacaattgttgttgacttcaggcagtgcaaaattcgaccttcgatatgagaacttgaaggtttgcttgaggagcaaatgcatcttgacattaaacgtgtgcatttacttcaatgcaataacaaataatgttgtttacatccagttttataaagagttggatgcaattcaattcgcaaaagacaataacaatgtgcactatgtggagcacgagaacattaagtacaacattccagtatatatggaagatagtgctatagaagtgcgtgcgcatgatcttccctcaagcgtcaccgattcatatattcgcaaaactatgtcccaatacgaagagattctctctatggaaaaagaaaaatgtaagaattttttccccggtattctaaatggcgtacgtttattatgcatacacttgaagaagcctataccttcttatgtgattttcggtcaagatacaagaattccgtgcaaatcacttgttacctatgacaatcagatggccacatgtcaatattgtcaaaaagctgctCAGTACGGTAAGCcacgtgataaactggacaaggagacaactacaccaaaggacaacggtgcttccttcacaccaaccccaaccaatcccagtacacctgtaacagccaccaccctacttttattcgggaaaattgatgtaactcaatcaaatgaaaagctatagaggtgtttttttcagcaaagttatcaaaaataaaatttcctacaactttattgcacAACAaagtcatttttgagttcaattaagaaagttagatttcagatttcaatctaaatgaggaccactctagtaacatttttcatcaaaaggagcgccatttgattacaaacaacttttgtggagacaccaactacaaaaaactaatatttaatagtgaaaatatttttgtcacgctaatttcccgtttcggaccactgtacaacaaggcgcatctacagcaactctcaacgagcccaagactacgatcaacaaggaaaacgaaaataaaacggaaatcacatagAACACCGAGAAttaagcaatggatgatgagataagccgcggacgaagtgacccccgatcctcgttggatggaaaaagggtgacaacgagatccaatagcaaaagaaaaaaatttaagtaacaaaaatgtaagccaatcggcacgtaaagcttttatgcAAAAAGGccggaataaaaattttattataatattatattatattatattatattatattatattatattatattatattatattatattatattatattatattatattatattatattatattatattatattatattatattatattattggcaATGGCAATAATCAGTGCATCAagctaattttctttgatttgtacgatttgtttgaagtcgccatggctaacagaaccaaagaaccaaagttcTTACTTTTATGACAGATGTATTGAAACTGTCAATTTATCCACGTATTACATATCGCCGGAGATGCTAGTAAaaacaataagtttagctagcgAAAACAAAAAGATtgcgccaattttcaaaagtctgtaaattctgacaaatgtctgcaaaaaatcgaagttccaaaagtctgtaaaaagtcttcaGACGAAGAAAAGGTTAACGTGTTAACTACgagatttgataatttacagacaaatttgcagatttggcatctcttcatatcactgacaatttggacgatttgtcgaaaaaaatgagctgtcggtaaccgaacaccttggggtgccggtaaccgaaatcggtagacattttaaaaatgacgaaaaaaaacattggttgcgaaaattttgatagcatccggtattaaatcacgaaatagatcgatttcacctcataaatattcaatccactcaccttttcgattgatacttttcaatttatgatactgttCGGACGACagttgaaaacaatattttcggAAATCTGCTATTCTGTATTTGCAgatcaaactaaataaaattcacTTTATTATTCGAAATTTCTCATTCTTACTTCTACTACTTACAATTGTTTGTTTTCTCTGCTCGAATCTTTCCCTTCTCTTCCCGTTGTATTCGTTTTGGTATTGTTGAACTGCAATTTGGTAAATTGTTTTTGTAACAATTGTGcgttttcattttaatctattttcattgttttcaacTTACTTGTCTCCTAACCACACTATCTTTGTGTTTTTATCCAGGAAACTCTCCAAATTAAACCCGTCTGGCAATTATCTGTATCTGTTAacaattatttgtttattttactgTGTGTTTATTTGTTCAGTGTACTTACAGATCTATTCTAATCTGAACTCAATCCAGACCTTTCTACCTTTAAATATATAAGTTGAATTTTCCACGCTATCAACATTCACTCTCTAGCAACTTTCACGTAcatatttgtttacagttttatgTTCTATCTATTGACTTTTGTATCTATTTTCCCTCTCTCTTTCACTATCACATCATTTGACAGCTACTTCATCTCACCGATGACGACGCAACATTATGTTGGCCAGTGGTGCCAGAACATTCCCCGACCCGTAACCCTATCCGGATGTTACATCCAGCGTAGAGTTACCAATCTCCATCACGGCCAGCTTCACTGTTGCTCGCTTGTACCGCCCACTGTTGGTGCGTACCCACGCTTGTCGAATTCGGCCGTCTGATGACGGTATAATCTCCTCGATTACCCCGCGGACCCAACACTTTCTGTTGTTGCCTTCGACGATGTACACCAGGTCTCCGACTTTCAGCACTCTGGACTCATCGAACCACTTGGTCCTTTGACTTAACGACGGCACATACTCTTTAATCCATCGTTCCCACATCAGACTAGCCAACTGCTGGGAACGCTGAAAGGCGTCCCTAAGTGCTACGGCTGGGTGAGGTGGGGGAAGATGTACACATGGCTGATTTGGTGAAGATCCCCGCAAGAAATGGTTCGGGGTAAGAGCCTCTGCCTCGTTAGACTGCTCCGATACGTATGTAAGAGGACGCGAATTGATCATGTCCTCCGCTTCGACGATCGCTGTCTGCAGGATTTCATCCGTTAACTTTCTTCCGTCATCTAGTGCAGTGAGCGCTTCCTTTACAGAACGAACCAGACGCTCCCAAACGCCTCCCATGTGAGGAGCTAAAGGCGGATTGAAAGTCCATTTCGTTCTTGCATTTGTGAGTTCGTCCGCGCAGTCAGCTCCTATTGCTTGAACGGCTCTCGCAAGCTCTTTACTTGCCCCTTGGAAATTCGTTCCGTTGTCGGACAAAAACTCTCTCGGCCAACCTCGACGTCCAATGAATCGATGTATTGCCATTAAGCACGATTGTGTAGTTAGACCGCAGGCCACCTCCAAATGCACTGCACGAGTTACTAGGCAAGTAAACAGCGCAATCCAACGCTTTTCCGAGCGGCGTCCAACTGTCACGTCAAATGGTCCTAAATAATCTACGCCAGCATAACTAAACGGTCGTAGATTTGGTGTAAGTCTTTGCACCGGTAGTGGAGCCATCCGTGGGACTTCAGGACGACAACGATGAACCTTACACCATACGCAAGATGACGATACCTTTCGGAcaattgcgtcgatatgtggaaTATGAAACTGCTGCTTAAGCTCGTTCTTAACCGCCTGACGGTATCCGTGACCACTTTTTTCATGGTAATGCTGTACAATCAACCTCGTGATTCTATGGTCATGTGGCAAAATCACCGGAAAACGCAGATCAAACGATAGAAATTCAGCATTCTCGGCACGGCCCTCCATTCGAATTAACCCATTCTCGTCGATTAATGGTGTCAATCTGTACAACGGACTAGACTTCTCGATCTTTAACCACTCGTTCATTCGACGATCCTTATTCCTCGTCAACACTTTCAACTCATCGATGTAGCTCTCGGTCTGTGCCATTTTGAACAGAAACAATTCTGCTTTCTCGTATTCGCTTTGTTGCAGCGGAATACGAACTGTTGAGGTTTTACTAGGCTTCAGCACTTTCAACTGTCTGCATGTTGCTCGCAACGTGTGAATCGGTAGACCTTTAACCTTTTGCCGACAGTTTGAAGCGAATCGAAATACGCACGCCATCGCTCTCACGAGTACAGTCCATTTAGAGAAACGATTGGTATCCACAAGAACATCTGCCACTTTCACGTCGTGTAACAACAAGTGAGAGCGTAGTTCTTCAGTGGTGTTTCCCGGTGGTAAGCTTTTTTTTGGCCAATCTTCCACGTTGTTGTATAAAAACGGTTGTCCACGAACCCACGGACTATTTGGGTGTATCTCTGGATCTTTACCCCATTTTGTAATCTGATCTGCAATGTTAAGTCTCGTTGGAATACCGTACCAATCTGTCAGTTTCGTTAGACTAAGGATTTCTCCGATTCGAAAACCTACAAATTGCTTATAGCGGCGCTGATCAGAACGAATCCACGACAACACAACTTCTGCGTCGATCCAAAACACCACACggcttatcgaaaaattgtgattATCCTGCACTGTTTTTGATAGTCTGGCTCCAAGCACTGCTGCTTGAAGCTCTAGCCTCGGAATAGAAAGCTGTTTTAACGGAGCAACCTTCGCTCGGCTCATCACTAACGAGCATACCACTTTGCCTCTCACGATTGCGCGGAAATACGCCACGCATCCATATGCAGTCTCGCTAGCATCTGCAAAGATGTGAAGCTGTACGTCTTCGATCTCCTCTGATCTTGCGTTTCCGAAATAGCTTCGCGGTAGCCTAAATGATTCTACGTCTAACAAGATGTTCGCCCAGCGTAGCCACTTCTTGAACGATAAATCATCGATAGTTTCGTCCCATTCACATCCTGTTCGCCAAAGATCTTGAACCAGCATTTTTCCCAGAATAGTGACTGGAACGAGAAGTCCTACAGGATCGAATTGTGCCATCACAATGCTGAGTACGACTCTCTTAGTCGGGTGTTCTTCTCCGCGAAGAACCTGATTGTACTCCGATTTTGATATTGAAGCAAAATAGAAAACATCCTGAACCGGATCCCACGTGATCCCCAACACACGTTCGTGTTCGGTGCTCTTATTTCGGTTGAAATGCACGGCAGAATCAGCGATTTGTTCCCCCAACTCTTCAAGAAAGTTAGCTGAGTTCGACACCGAATTCCTAATATGAAATCCTCCGCACGATTGAATATACTTCACTTCGTTTGCACTTTGCACTGCTTCTTCGATCGTGTCTACGCTGTCGTAATAATCGTCCACATAATGACGTTTTACGATGGCTTCCACCGCCGCCGGATACTCGTGGACAAACCGCTCTGCGTTCAAGTTTTTTACGTATTGAGCTGAACACGGGGAACACGTGGAACCAAATGTAGCCACATCCATGACGTACACCTGCGGAGAGTCTTCTGCGTTTgaatgaaacaaaaaccgtTGTGCTTGCTTATCTTCCGATCTGATCAGTATCTGGTGATACATCTCTTGTATGTCACCTCCGAACGCGACCGGACGTTCCCGGAAATGACAAATTACTCGAGGCAGGGGAACCAACATATCTGGACCTTTGAGTAACTCCGAATTCAAGGAGACCCCATTTACTGACGCTGCAGCGTCCCAAACGAGGCGTATTTTGCCAGGCTTCCTTGGATTCACCACCACATTTAGCGGCAAATACCATACCGTATTCCTCGGAGTATCGGTTAGCTCTGCTTTGGTCGCTTTATGTGTGTATCCTTTGACCTGATAGTCTTCGATCTGCAGACACACATTACGCTTCAGTTCTGGACTTTTCTCTAGCTTTCGGTCGAGAGTTTTCATCCGTCGTACTGCCATCGAGTAGCTATCCGGAAATCGCCTTCCGTCTTCACGCCACAACAACCCCGTTTCAGAGCGGTCACCTACACGCTTCGTAGTAGATTCGAGTATTTCTCGAGCCCGTTTATCTTCCACAGGCTCAGGTATCGCAAAGGTTGTAACAGCTGTCTCATCTAGCACGTATTGTTCTCGTAACATATCGTGAAGATACTGATTGCTCATCGGTTCGACTGAATGTAGATTCAAGTACGTATGAGCACTCGGTGCACTGTTCTCCGTTCCATAGACTGTCCAGCCTATCTTTGACCGCACGGCAATCGGTTCATTCGGTTTACCGACACGTGACTCTAGCGGCGCGAAAAGATGGATGTTGTCTAACCCAAGGAAAATTCTCGGTTTACCCGACGGAAAATTCTTCACTGGTACACCAGTCAAATGTGAATATCTCTTCACCACTTCTGCAAATCGTACGTTCTGTCTCGGTAGCACTAATTCAGACACCGTTCGGGTATTAAACAACGAATACTTATCCTTCGATCCCTTTGCCGACATCATTAGTTCTACCTTCATCGAATCGTTTTCGTAGCGATTAATATTACCCGTCCACGTGACTATCAACGGCTCTACTGTGCCTCTAGCTTTCAATCGCTTAGCAACTACGTCGTCTACCAGAGTTGCGGATGACCCTTCATCCAGAAACGCCACTGTATCGAATTGACGCTCTCCAACATACAACGTCACTGGCAT comes from Malaya genurostris strain Urasoe2022 chromosome 3, Malgen_1.1, whole genome shotgun sequence and encodes:
- the LOC131439230 gene encoding uncharacterized protein LOC131439230, yielding MAQTESYIDELKVLTRNKDRRMNEWLKIEKSSPLYRLTPLIDENGLIRMEGRAENAEFLSFDLRFPVILPHDHRITRLIVQHYHEKSGHGYRQAVKNELKQQFHIPHIDAIVRKVSSSCVWCKVHRCRPEVPRMAPLPVQRLTPNLRPFSYAGVDYLGPFDVTVGRRSEKRWIALFTCLVTRAVHLEVACGLTTQSCLMAIHRFIGRRGWPREFLSDNGTNFQGASKELARAVQAIGADCADELTNARTKWTFNPPLAPHMGGVWERLVRSVKEALTALDDGRKLTDEILQTAIVEAEDMINSRPLTYVSEQSNEAEALTPNHFLRGSSPNQPCVHLPPPHPAVALRDAFQRSQQLASLMWERWIKEYVPSLSQRTKWFDESRVLKVGDLVYIVEGNNRKCWVRGVIEEIIPSSDGRIRQAWVRTNSGRYKRATVKLAVMEIGNSTLDVTSG